From the Centropristis striata isolate RG_2023a ecotype Rhode Island chromosome 5, C.striata_1.0, whole genome shotgun sequence genome, the window ttaactttaaatactttaagtacattttgatgctggtacttgtgtactttcacttaaggtTGGTAttagtggtattagtacttttagttaAACAAGGGATCTGATCCTCCACTATATGTATACTATATGTATTTGACTCATCAtccatgtattttttatttgtccttTAGGATGTTGAAGCGAATACAGTGCGACTTGAGGAGCATGGGAAAACTGTGCTGGTGTTGGAGAAGAGCACGGACTGGGCCGAGCAGGGAGGAGCAGGGAACAACAGCAAGTGAGAAACTGTGACGCACTCACCTCTGAGACAATACAACAGCCACTTCACCAGCAGGTTTACAGTCATTAAGACACTTTACCTGGGCGTGGACAGATACTGTATCACGCATATAGCACAACAAGGCTATTGGTAATCATAACAGAGTGATGGATAAGTACACAGATCGTTTTGTAAAAAGTGGTTTAGCTGTTATTTATTGGCCGTTATCTGACAGCCACAAAAGAAATGGACTTCAACCCTGCCTTGTTGAATGAGTTGCTATCAGTCTTGAAGTGTTTTAGCAAACAAAAGTGAATTAGCATGACGTTGACCTCCCTTACTTTCACACCTACATACATTACAACCATCTCTTGTTCTCTTCACTCTGTGGAACAATTGAGATTTATTATCTGGGGGACCCGACCAGTATTACATTTTTGGACCTAATGCCATTAGGCAAGAAGCCCTCAAATTTAGAGATAAAAGAGTTATGAGTTAGATACAGAATATGGTGGAAGACAACAATGCATTGCTGTTCATTCATGATATGCTAGTACCATCTCACCAAGTGTTGTAAATACAGGACTGCAGGACAAACAATGCAGCCATTACgtcaaatgctttttttctggTTCTGCTTTTTGGGGGTTATCAGCCAAAGTACACACACATCTATGATTCAGTATATGCTATAAACTAAGATATTTTAGCGTGCCAAAGTACAGTCTCAcataactttttgttttgttcatcaTGGGCGGATTTCTGAACAAGCCTAACAGACACAGGCTCAagggcccaaagtgtcaggggcCCTGCtggccttcacctgcaaaatgtcccTCGAAGAATACAGTATTACAAACCTTAGATGTCCAGATCAGACACCtactgaaaactaaaaataattcaaacaaaACCATATGCAGATTTAAAGTTATGTCAAAATTGAAAGTATCAATGCATGTATCAGAACAAATCCAATATGGCTTAAGTCCTCAGACATGCACAGGTTCTTTCACAACAAACAGGTGACTGAAGAACcaagcaacaacacaaaactTTAGTGTGGAGACAAACCAAGCACAGCACATAACAACATCAACCACTACACACAGGTGAATGATTTATCTGAAGGAGCAAGCAGAACCACCGCTCAGGAACAATATTAAACTTATAACTGATGAACGTGAAGGTGACGCTGATTAACGCtaatactataaaaaaaaaaaaagaaaaaacgtgATAATCAATCACAGAAATTAAATTCACCATATACATGTTGAGTGTCCGCGGCGCTCCGAGTCACAGCTGCAAACCATAACCGCAAACAGAGAGCTCGTCAAATCatgacctttcacctgccgGTCACCATGTGATGTCATCGGCAGGCTGACGGCAGCTAggtcattttattaaaataaaacaaaacaacattaatcTTTGTTACATGTTCTTCTTTATAAGGGCTGCAAACAGCccgttacaaaaaataaaaataaaaattgaaaattgCCTTTAGACATTAATGATGCTGGAGCACCATCAGCCACACCCTCTGCTCGTGCTCTGCTGCATGtcattccctctctctccaccccCTTTCCGGACTATCTCCACATGTCCAATTGAATAAAGgcaaaatggggggaaaaagaaattgaaaaatctattattttatcataaaaaaatatataaaatatattttttctttttttggtattatatacactaccggtcaaaagttttatgACACCtaaatttttccagttttttattgaaaatcaagcttGAATCAgtttgaaagggtacaaaggtaagtggtgaactgccagaggtaaacaaaaaaaggtaaaatataacgtacatttcagaattatacaagtaggccttttttcatggaacaagaagtgggttaacaacttaactctatggagtcttgggctattttgtccatttttgaattcttttcatgtctttgtaagtcattttgtgtctttttttggtcattttgtgtcttttggtgtctttttttggtcattttgtgtttttttttagtcctttagtccaacataaaatgtgattttgaatctttttttttgctttcaaaacactatcatgctcaataaagaattttaaatgttgcaaatgtgcattcatttcagagtacactgagacattaaactgcatcattttcaattaaattctgtgtgttctaaaacttttgaccagtagtgtattttatttgataatGATGTGGGTGTGGATGTCTATGTCATGGATGGGTTTTTTGAAATGctatttaagaaaaataataaacatagtgtgaaaaaaagaagcagaatgCATGCATACAAAGCAATACAAATATAACTTTAATGTTCGGgaattaatgttatttttctcttcTGTGCTTTGTGCAGGTACACAGTTATGTCAGGAACACCTGAGAAAATCCTGGAACATCTATTGGAAACAATAAAGTTGGACTCTAATGGAAATGACACAATAGGTGggatcttattgcatcttattGCCTTTTTCCCTGCTGTGTGATACAGAATTATGAGAAATGGTCAGCTAGATAGTAATAATACTGTGTGTTGTTATGATGTTTGTCTGCAGATCTCTCCGTGAGCGACTTTCTGCTCACACACAAAGTCTTCATGCCGTCCACCCAGCTGTGTCCTGCACTACAGCACTTATATCCTGCCAGTATTGCTGCTGCTTATGATGATCAAAGTAAAACTAtttgagatttttatttttgtatgccTTTTTATGTCATGTTGTTGTCCTTAACCATCAATGCACCTATCAGGCTGAGCTCTCTGAAGGCTCTGATCAGGAAAAGGCTTCCTACATTCTCACCACCAAGCAGAAGGTAGTGAAGCTGATTGGCCAGTGGGTGGCGCTGTATGGCCTTCTGCTGAAAGAAGACCCTATTGCTTTGGACGCTCTGGAGGTGAACTTCCAGCCTTGATTTAATTATTCTTTACATGTTGTATGTACTGGAAAATGCATTTTAGGAATATAGGTTTTATTTATGAATAGAAATAATACTGTTATTGCTTTCTAAACAGAGGTTGAAGAAGGAGGTGGCAGGGGATTTCCGTCTGTGCAGCATGCTGAAAGAACAATTCAGGGAAAGGAGGAGAGCAAAAGTGTAAATTGTCTACATCATCTTCTCAAATGTGctatttttatgacattttttcatgacatttatGTTGCAGCGTGCAATCTAAAGCTGTCTTTCATGTTTAAATATCTCTACAGGTCGGAGAATGGATATCAGTCACTGAGCAGGGTGAGAGTCTTGTCTTTTTGACAGCTGGGTGCAGAATATTACATCAGACATCAGATACATTTAAATTGGAAAACATCTGATATGTCATGCTGCTGTCATTTGTCAGTTTAATGTCACTGACTTGCTGAGTCACTCTGATGCTCTCAACAGAACCAGCAATTTGATTGGTTTTCAAACTGTGAGGAGCCAGTGGGGAGATTACAACCAATCAAAGCACAAGATAAAGGTCAGACTCTTAAACAGTGATACTGAACATGTACACATACATCAATGAacttagctgttttttttatttatatgcatggatggattatgagacaatgggcccctaAACGTGGACATGCAAAAAGCTCCATCAGCTCTCAGACACACAAGCTATATAGAtgtttagcctctttttgtagtcatttaaaCATCTCTCTTATCTGCGGTTTTGGGTCTCTTTTTACGTcgatttgtgtcactttgtaatcTTCTTTTGCCTGTGGtggttttgcccctttttgtagttgctttgtgtctcttttcatacattctgtctctctgtagtcatttcgaGCTTTATTTGccttgtgtctctctgtgctaactttgtatctttttgtggtctCCTTGTAgtcactttgtaattgttttggtctttttgttgttatccttTTTTTGCCTTTGCTTGATTTGCCTCTTTCTGTACTCGtttggtctctttgtaattgttttgtatcACTTTGTATGGATTTTAAGCCTTGTAGTTGCGttgtctctttttgttattttgtgtctctacagtCATTTCGAGTCTTTTATCAGCAGCCTATttgtgctaattttgtgtctctttgtaattgttttggtctttttcttgCCTTTGGatgatttgcctttttttaaaaactaattttgtgtctctttgtagttgttttgtgtctccttgtcgTCATTTAAagcctctttgtagttgcttttgtctctttatgatatttttgagtctctttgtatgacattttgtaggtgaGGGCCAGAGGGGCCCCTAACACTGAGCCCCTTGCCCTGAGCCAGGTTGGCCCATTCGGTAATCCATCCATGTCTAAACTACAATGTGTTGCAACATAGATGACTTGGCTCACGTCACCTCATGTGTCTGTGGGTGTTGTCCATGTAAACATCATTACTCACGTCATCAGTTATCACATCAGCAAATCTTGACATTCTGTCCCTTCTCTGTGCAGTGTTGTATGAGATCTACAGGCCAGACAACAAACCTCTCACTCTGATGCTCCCAGTGAATTCATCAGTACAGGATGTGATGTCAGCAATAGTCAAACCTGGTGGAGATCACGTCGTGGTCAAAATGAACTCCACAGGAGGTGGGACTCAGATATTGATGATgcattttgagatatttttgttaaaatataatatacaattaaaattgtatattttaattgtCGGTTCCTGTGATATTAGAATAAATCATTCAGAGCTGCATTTGAATGTGATTTTCTACCATTCTTTGCCAGTTCATTATGCTGAAAATTAGTTTTTGATATATTACAGATAGAGCTCAGTTAAAGCTGGATGCAGCTGCAGTCTACACGGCCCTGGGACTCAACGAGAGACTGTTCATCTGCACAAGCAGCCAAGTGGAACAACTGGTGAGGAATAGGGGCCCTCCTtgccatttttttgtaaaataaaagagaaaatgtcaTAATAACAGACATATTGTCATTATGCTTGTTGTTCATTATAGTGCATGCAGTTGAGTTAGACATGGTGATTTGGTTGGAAGCAGTTTAATCGCCCTGAAAGCCATCAAAGGCAACAACATTTTCTATCTattccttttctctccctctctcttattTTTCTACAAGATGCCCATGAAGGAGCAGCAGGGTCCAGAGCGAGGAACGACTGACATCCTCGAACAGATGGGCTCGAAAGATATCGCCAATGAACTTACCAACTATGACTGGGAACTGTTCACTGCCATGCACGAGGTAACAAATTTTACATCTGGCTGCGGCATATAAACTATCTGATACAGAACAAAAAGCAAATTGCTGATTTACACTTCAAATGCCACATCAAGGCTGAGCTCCAATAGTCTATCATGAAAGTAAAGCCAAAGCTGAAACCGACGGATACATCCTCATTTCAACAAAGGACTGTGTATCTCTTTGATGAATGTATCTGAGTCACACTCCTTGGCACTTGGCCATCACATCATCTGGTACTACGGCACAACACTTCCTGCATGCTTGACATGTTTCTGAAGCAAGCATTCATTAAGTCACCTATAAagtctcttcttttctctctttgatttcctttttcacgtgtgtgtaatttatgtgaCTCACTCTTCCTGTCTCTCCAGGTGGAGCTCGTCTACTACATATTTGGCCGTCATAAATTCCCAGGTGCCATCACAGCCAACCTGGAGCGCTTTGTGCGGCGCTTCAATGAAGTGCAGTACTGGGTGGTGACCGAGCTGTGCCTCTGTGAAGACCTGGTGAAACGAGCCATTCTGCTCAAGAAGTTCATAAAGATTGCTGCAGTGTAAGAGTTGTTTACATCAAATATTATTGCTGGTTAtgtacactaccagtcaaaagttttagaacacaccaacttttccatttttttattgaaattcaagcagttcaagtcaaatgaacagcttgaaagggtacaaaggtaagtggtgaactgccagaggtaaataaaaaaaggtaagcttaaccaaaactgaaagataatgtacatttcagaattatacaagtaggcctttttcagggaacaagaaatgggttaacaacttaactctatggagtcttgggctattttgtccatttttgaattcttttcatgtctttgtaagtcattttgtgtcttttattggtaattttgtgtctttttttagtcattttgtgtcttttttcttgtcattttgtgtctttttttggtcattttgtgtctttttttagtcctttagtccatcataaaatgtgattttgaatcttttttttactttcaaaacactgtcatgctcaatcaagaattttaaatgttgcaaatgtgcattcatttcagagtacactgagacagaaaactgcataattttcaattaaattctggaaaagttggtgtgttctaaaacttttgaccggtagtgtaggtcagttggtccaccactttggtctaCACTGAAGTATCTCAACAAATGTGGGATAGATTCTGTGGTCCCTTGCCTTTCTCTCTATCGCCACCACAAGGATATGGTTTTAATTTGTCCAATACTTGGGTTTATGAGGAAATAACTGcccaataaattacttaaataaacttaaataaattagCCTCAGCTGCCCTTtatctttatttgtatagcacctttcatacataAAATGCAGCTAAAAGTCCTTCACAGTATGGCATCAAAACAAAACGCAgtacaaatgaaaaaatatacatatataaataaaataaacaaataagataaatcaagataaaacattagtggattattttttaaataactacaTTAGCTGAATGATTCTCGTTATAAGTAAgtgtttaattgattttttaaaaatatcaacatACAAATATTGtgttgaaatctaaaaaaaattattatgtgttaaattttttaaaaatatcaacacATCAAATGCAGCTCAAATTGCATCACAGTAtggcattaaaaataaacaacacaatacaatttaaaaaaacaaatcaataaaataaaatagccaaataaataaaaacacaagacaaaaaaacacaacacaagataaaaacattaataaaatatacaaagatACAACTGAATGGCAGATAAATAAAATCAGTCATAATGGAAgtagaaaaaagataaaaacaaactacaTTAGGTGAATGCTTGCCTTAATAAGTAAGTCTTTAATTgctttttgaaaatataaacgGAGCTTGCCGTTTTATCAGcaaatattagcatgctaacacactaaACTTTATACCTACTTAATctgcatgttagcattgtcactgaaaatatgttaaaattgcataactttttatttgaatctTTACTGCAGCTGCCCTTACAGAGCATGTGTTGTTGCTATTACTTTTTGATAATATTGAACTTAGACCCTCTCATATACTGTATACTGCAGAGAAGATTGTGGGCATTCTGGCTTGCATACTGGAAAATGCGGCTGGATGTAGTAGAGCATCCTGTTTTTTTGGCACACAGCATTTGACATAATATGTATAAGAACATGCTAAATCTTTTTCTCGCATTCTAACCTATCTATAAAATCTGCAAAAACCACTTCAAGAGCAGCATTTGGTCACACTGAGGTCTAATTGCTTAAAGCTTTGATTTGTCCTCTCTGTCACAGATTAAAGGAGCAGAGGAATCTCAATTCATTCTTCGCTGTGATGTTTGGCTTGAGCAACAGTGCAGTGCACAGGCTTTACAAGACCTGGGAGGTGAGGATCATTTGAATGCGACATTAATGATCTTTAATATAAATTGTGTTTTCTAAATGTAATTATCTATCACAGAGAATACCCAGCAAGACAAAAAGAATTTACTGTGCTTACGAGAGGTTGATGGTAAGTTACACTTTATGCTCTCATTTAATTTCAATGTCAATTTTAGAAATGTTGCAAAACTCATAACAAATTTTGTGCACGACCATAAAATAACAGTGCTCTGTTTGTTCTCTGTCCTGGATAGGATCCTTCACGCAACCACAGGGCCTACAGACTGGCTGTCGCCAAACTCAGTCCTCCTTACATCCCCTTCATGCCTCTGCTGCTCAAAGGTGACAGATACCAGCAGTGTTACTTATACATAAAAATAGAATTCAGGGTTCCTACACCTTTTCCATAGTAAAATTCAAGAATTTacaaggtgcattttcaagcatTTCCAGCATGTTACAGCTGTGGCGTCCTCAATTTCAATTCCTTTCAAGCACAAAATCCAGCACTTTTGAAACActacattaaaaatgcaagTGCTTTCAAGTATTCCAGCACCTGTCGCATTAGatttaaatgtcatgtaaatCAATTCACTAATCACTGACATGCTTTCTCTTCCTGCCTATGCCCAGACATGACTTTCATCCATGAGGGAAATCCAAACTATGTAGACAAATTGGTCAATTTTGAGAAAATGGTAAGACTCCcaaatgtttttgtgtaatgTTGCTCGGCTTAATTATTCTCCTCACAAATCTTGGCATGgatttaccttaaaatgtttccttttccCTCCTATTCTCACAGCGCATGATTGCCAAGACGGTGAAAATTGTGCGAGAGTGCAGAAGCCAGCCTTACGGTGAGTGATCCAGCTGAGCTCGTCATACAACTAGCAGACTCACAGCAGTGGCAACAGTATGAACTGTGGACACTGTatgccaggggtgtcaaactctggcccacgggcgaaatttggcccgcagtgtaattttatttggcccccgaggcaataccaaatgattatattattattgaaaattaatgacactgatgtgttttttatttgaaatttgattttgcatgtctgcactatttagttatatattttatgtttataagcattgctggttccatatttaatgttcaagcaaaacatgtttggtacatattaaaaggtttagttgttcaatgttggcccgcaattttattcaagttttagattttggcccattgtgtatttgagtttgacactcCTGCTGTATGCATTCAGGAGAGGTCAAACAGTTGCTTTTGCATGTCAAAGTAAATGGATGATGGCTAGTTTTGTCTGTGAATGATGCATGAAGGATAAATCAGATAGGTAAACTTCAATTTCTCTCCTGCAGTGCCATCGTCTCCACAGAGGGGCCTGGCAGATCGGATGTTTCTGGAAGGGCCTGCTACTCGCATATCTACATGTAAATTACGTCTTTTGTATTATTGTAATCCAGGCCTTTCCGTACGTTCACTAATTTATCCGGCaagagcaacaacaacacacatcaCCTCTCACTCAGGAAGACCTAAAgtaatttcacaacaaaatgaagTAGTTCCAAATCAAATAAACAATAGTTAGGCTaaattattaaagtttaatacattttacaaatCGATAATATTATTTgagtaaacaaaataaacaacaaaataaatctcTAAAACAACTGTATCCAGTTGTATTTCCTGTAAACtgtgagagattttttttaaattgcaaccAGCAGCTCCATAAAGGTCAGTCGACAGAAATTAGCCCAGACCCACTTCTGTCACACCCTTAATAactctttttattgtcatacaGGAGGCGTTACTGGACCCAGTAGACAGTAGTTGTTAGCAGGGACCAACAGTTCTAAAGCTCGATCTGAAATTTTTGCTAGTTTTATGATCATTGATAGTTTTATCATGTAGATAATGGTGCAGTACCTGAGATCTTCTTAAATTTTAcattctggcaaaaaaaaagaaagcgaGATTTGCCAAATCAAGCAGCTTAACATACTGAGTCTGGTGTCCCAGTGGCTCACCGGTAGAGCACATACCACTAAGGCTTAGTCCTTGCAAAGCAGCAGGCCCGGGCTCAAATCTGGCatggagccctttcctgcatgtctacccctctgtcacta encodes:
- the rapgef3 gene encoding rap guanine nucleotide exchange factor 3 codes for the protein MLQECASDTVQAISSMENLVKSIYSPARRCTPEMGKTPLPEALNSKDTMKQFLSDRVVKAARSVYSIMIERNPGLIRDRKHHLKTYRQCCSGKELVDWLMKQNECLQSRSQAVGMWQVLVDEGILIHVKHELNFHDKDTQFYRFQDSEFGLNHMTNEKDSEDELQEALSLLSQLGPDALLTMILRKCPSQRSAEDLEVIYEELLHVKAAAHLSTSVRKELAAVLVFESHAKAGTVLFSQGDKGTSWYIIWKGSVNVITHGKGLVTTLHEGEDFGQLALLNDAPRAATIILREDNCHFLRVDKQDFIRILKDVEANTVRLEEHGKTVLVLEKSTDWAEQGGAGNNSKYTVMSGTPEKILEHLLETIKLDSNGNDTIDLSVSDFLLTHKVFMPSTQLCPALQHFYQAELSEGSDQEKASYILTTKQKVVKLIGQWVALYGLLLKEDPIALDALERLKKEVAGDFRLCSMLKEQFRERRRAKVSENGYQSLSRNQQFDWFSNCEEPVGRLQPIKAQDKVLYEIYRPDNKPLTLMLPVNSSVQDVMSAIVKPGGDHVVVKMNSTGDRAQLKLDAAAVYTALGLNERLFICTSSQVEQLMPMKEQQGPERGTTDILEQMGSKDIANELTNYDWELFTAMHEVELVYYIFGRHKFPGAITANLERFVRRFNEVQYWVVTELCLCEDLVKRAILLKKFIKIAAVLKEQRNLNSFFAVMFGLSNSAVHRLYKTWERIPSKTKRIYCAYERLMDPSRNHRAYRLAVAKLSPPYIPFMPLLLKDMTFIHEGNPNYVDKLVNFEKMRMIAKTVKIVRECRSQPYVPSSPQRGLADRMFLEGPATRISTYSDYALPLRSPSNIRHYIQNLKVIDNQRKLTQLSRTIEC